In the genome of Lathyrus oleraceus cultivar Zhongwan6 chromosome 4, CAAS_Psat_ZW6_1.0, whole genome shotgun sequence, the window GATGAAATCCATCCCCACCAATTCAGTCTCCACCCAAAAATTATGAGCGACATCAATAGACAATAAGACCTTGTCAGTCCTTTCGAACCATGTCTACCCCAATGTCAATAAAAAGATAATGTTCATCATGAATTTATAAATGACCCTGAAATTTGAGATGATCCCTAACAAAAAGATAAAGATATAAAAGCTTTAATGAAGGAACAAGCCCTCAGGTCATCACGATATGCCGAATAAACTCAAGACATGCCGCCTCTGATTCCTTCTAGTGAACCATACATACTTCCACCAAAATGGGGACTCAAAGGTTCACTAGATTCTTCGATGGAGCCCCCGTAAGATGAAAAGTTGTCATTAAGAACAATAAGGTTTGCAAGGGGGTGAGCCACCACCAAAGAGACGACATTCAATATTTCTAGGCCTATCATTCTAGTGCAAGATGAAGCGTCACTTATATCATTGCCACTAGATATTTATGTAATATTCACTAGTTCATCTCCCACATTGATCATGACTAAAACAACAGAGAGAAAACAACTATAGACGAGAAAAAGAGAAATAGTAGATGTAAAAAAACTAGAAGTTTGAAGGAAAGAATACGACGAAGGGTCGTCTTGAAGGTGCGATAAAACAAGGGAGTTTGAAATCCAAAGAAGGAAATGAATATGCAAAATAAAAATCGTCGGAGCTCATGGAATAGTAATCATAGATTAAAAAGAGAATGGAAAAGTTATTGTTTGCGCAAAGACCATACTTTAAAGGATGAATAACCTCTATATAATGCAACGAGATTGACGAATCAATGATCCAAAATGAAGGAAAACATGCAGATGAAAAACAACTATCAAATTTTCCTCGAGATTATAACATCACTCAAGTACACTTGAGCACCCTGAAGGGGAGAGTCGTACTCTCCCTAAAGACCTAGGACCGCATGTAAGAACAATCTTGCAAAGCATCTCAATGATGAGATTGACATTTAATGTGTCTATTCTCAAGGTCACTTACTCCGACTTTCTAAATATTTTCCACTTCTGCGAACGAAGGACCCGTCACGAAGATTTTGGCCTAGGGCGACACCGACCCGATATTGTGAAAACCCTCTCATTGTTACGCTATGGAAAGCTTTGAGGCAACTGTTTTAGACCGGTTAGGAGCCTAATGTCGAATAGGCCTAGTCATGAGTACAAAGTCATAAGGTGTCAAAGATACAATGGACTCACGACCTTGAGACCTATACTCTTTCCATGCCACACATGATTAATTCATGGTTGAATATTATCTAATAATACCTTCTGTTCCACACTAGGAAGCATGAGGCATCTTTAACCGTCTCTTATATATACAATATCGCATGCGATATATGAGGTATCATAAGATTATTTAACCATACTAAAAGTGTATTTCATCACTTTACCATACATATCTCAACAGAAAATAATAAGTCAGGTTTATGGCAGCCATATGTATCCCTTTGGTCTGTAGTTCCTTAAATCtatttttcattaaaaaaaatcaaagagAAGTAGAGAGCAAATAAAGCTTGTGATAACGTACATAAAAATGTTACGCATGAAGATACATacttttatttataattatttttgtTTTACTTATTGCAACtaaagttctagtgatgaagagcAAGACTTCAGCCACATCAGTTTTGAAACTTGATTTTATGCTCTCATGAAAAGCCGAAgcatatatatacatatattaGGCTGCGCTCGGTTTGATAAGTTGATATCCATTTGCTGTTAAACTACCACCATGTAACATGTTTGTGTCAGTTTCAACCTAGCTAGTTAAGATCATGATCTAGAAATGGTAAAGTTTTAAATCAAACCAAACACTTCCCACACTTTAATTTCCCCGTCAAGGCTTCCACTAAAAAGAGTAACGACCACATCCCCTTCAGATTTATCATCCTCTTCACCACCACCTGAAATTACCACCAACGACTTCACCGGTTTTTCATGTCCTTCCAACACTCCCCTACAACAATAACCACCGCCGTCCCTTCTTTCCCTCTGCCAAATCCTCACCGTATGATCCGCTGACCCACTCGCCAACAATTCATTCACGTTGACCAAACAAAGTATCGCCCCACTATGACCCCTCAACGTTTCCATCAACACAACGTTCTTTTCCTCACACTTGTTATTATTCTCCCACCGGCATATCGTCCCGTCACTCCCGCCGGAGAATAAAACCGTACCATCGCCGTTCATTGCCAACGCGTTAACAGTTGGTTTCTGCTTCCCTACCGAACTCACCAACGAATACCGCTTCACCTTATGATCCATCTTCCAAGCCTTGATGCACCCATCCGCCGAAGCCGTGTAAACGGTACCGTCATCTGAAACAACAACAGCGTTAATGGCGTCATTGTGCGCGTTTAAAGACTCCAAACACCGGTAATACCCGGAAGACAAATCCCAAATCTTAAAACTTTTATCCCAAGAAACAGAATACATGAGTTTCTCTTTCTCGTTTACTGCTAAACCAGACACCGTATCGTTATGTTTGATCCAAAGACTCTTCTGGTGACGTCGAACCGTCACGTAGTTTTTAGGAACGATGCAGCGGCGCAACCGGTCTTTGAAGGTAGGTAGTGAAGAAACAAGACAGTGTCGTTTTGAAGATGTAATATGCCAGACACGAATTTTACAGTCTTGGTGAGCAGTGAAGACTCTCGAACCGGTAAACGTGATGGATTTTACGAAACCTGAAGTGGAGGTTTCGTTGAAGGTGTCGATGAGCGTGTAACTGGAGGAGAGATCAAAGACGTTGATGAGGTTAAGAGATGCGGCGTAGAGAAGGTTACGGTGGACTGCGAGACAGGTGATATGGGGTGTTAGGGTTTTGATGGAAGTGAGATATTGGTGGTTGAGGGGAAGAATGAGAGGTTTTTGCTTGTGTTGGAGGTGGAGGAGGGTGGTGATGGTGTTGGTGAAGTCATTCATTATGGTAGAGAGAGTGCAGAATGAGGGAAAGGATGGATGGAGGAGTGAGGAGAGAAAGGGGAGTTGCTGAGGAAGGGAACATATGTAGCGGTTGGGATTTCTTGTTGTAATAGCATGTGGAAAAATCAGAATATTTAACACGTGGCAAGAGTAGAAAGCTATGAGGAGTAACTTGGTGGGGCACAAAGAAAGTGGAGGGGTCCATGGAAGATTTGCCGGACCATGAGAATCAGATTGGTCAATGTGTCGCTTGTTTATTGATAAAAGTTCATTGATATAATATGAAGAGTGCTGTCAACTATCTTCTCAGTACCTTTTATGTGGATGTTTTATGAATAAATCATAATTTATAACTTACTACAGTACTATATTTCTATAGAACAACAATCAAAGTCACATGGATACCTCTATTAAATTTATAAAGAGGGAAGATTGAAGGATGGAAGATTgatataatatattttattaagAAAGTCGAGCATGATTTTTTTATGTAAATTTAtattgatgatattattttttaTGTTACTAATGAATTATTGTATAATGAGTTTTCTGATATGATGCATAACGAATTTGAGATGTTTATGATAAGGGAGTTGTGGTGCTTTCTTGGACGACAGATTCATCAATTAAACAATATACTACAAAAAATTGTTAAAGAGATTCAACATGGATAAAGGCAAGTCAATCTCAACCCTTATGAGTATGTCATGCATCTTAGACAAGGATGGAGACGGAAAGGCAGTAGACGAGAGAAAACACCAAGTTATAATAGGTTCTCTCCTTTATCTTACTACCTCTCATCTTGATATCATGTTTGCCATTTGTTTGTATGCTCGTTTTCAAGCAAACCCCAAATAATCACACATTACTACATTAAAATGCATTATAAGTTACCTCACTAGCACACGACTTATGGGTTTATGGTATCCCCGAAGGGAAGAATTGTAATTTAGTTGGGTACTCTGATTCTGATTTCGCTGGgtgcaaatcggataggaaaagtgttggtgtaagccctagaggccaatacttttggtacttgtatcgaattatttattaataataaaatgcattttctttattatggttgattaataaagtccctagaatagatagtccgtttaatatattaagtatgacttaatcatgagaacatattaaacataagggcactattcttaaaatatccgtagtcgagctttaatgtgaagtgggataacattaaagcattaagactattatgtttgtagactgatgatcacatctcatggatcatggataaagagttatcaagtcttaaacataggtatgaatattaggagtaatatttatactggattgacccgctatgagaatactatatagaaagttatgcaaagtgtcataagttattctcatggtgataatagtgtataccactcttcgacctgaaaccactatggatcctagatgtagagtcgagtgctttattgctgatccaacgttgtccgtaactggataaccataaagacagttgatgggtactccacgaagcatgctgagggacatgagtgtcctagatggaatttgccaatcctgcgtaacaggataaatgtctatgggcccaatattgaactggacaagggtgacacggtctataccttgtgttcaatatagacataagggcaaaggggtaattatacacataattattatcacaggaggttttgtcagatcacatgacattttcgtgacttgggtagcagtgatgtgttgctagataccgctcactgtttattatgttaaatgcgtgatttaatataattaccaacgccgcgaaaacctatagggtcacacacaaaggacggattgatgagagatagaataattaaggaacaccgtaaggtacggtgcacttaagtgggagacgaaatatggtaaggtaccaaatacttaagtgattttggcatattatgagatatgatccaaaatgcacttaagtgggctttttggcttgaagcccacacaagtggttctataaatagaaccccttgggtagaagcattgtcactccattccactcagacagaaattcaagtagagacttggaattttgtttccctctttctctcactcgaagccttcattcataacagctagcactgcgattgaaggaatccgttcgtgtggactgagtagagacgttgtcatcgttcaacgttcgtgatcgccccgtggatctatatcaaaggttttgatcattatcagagatctgcaccaaaggttcgaatcgccacaagaggtaacgattctatcactgatcatgcccattcgtaaggatcactaaatggagaaatttttaaattccgctgcgccttggatggctatttTCCAACtgtggtatcagagccacttacgaaaccatgaatctgatatctgtttttgttatgtaataatatgattaaaacagaatgaatcaaaggttaaattgagatcgatcaaattacatatatgtgatatatgtaaccctgatgcaaaatacattatatatgatatagtgttcttgtttcgttcattcaaaacctcgatgattgttttcctttgagcgatcaatggtcgtttgcttcttgatccgacattagtatggtgaagcaatgacgtgttgatcaatcatactgaattaacaatcgagacgtgtttgacggtctgaaattggtgcattagggttagtgacggcacaagggttgtgttgtcagagagttatgcgattggggtttgaacgcacaagagttgtgcttcctaaacactttttggaacagtgttaaccggttaacgcgtatggttaaccggttaacggaatgcgaaataaaatttttgagattttttaacagtgttaaccggttaacgcatatggttaaccggttaacgcaaggcggaaaacagttttccaagacattttcaaacagtgttaaccggttaacccatttggttaaccggttaacgcaaggcagaaaacaattttttcaaatttcaaaacagtgttaaccggttaacgcatatggttaaccggttaacgcaaggaaaaattcaccggttcgaccagaaaaagtgctttgaagtatcaagtgttgatacgaaaaacgacgtcaatttttaaatgaattgttcattaaaattttcgagcggggcgctgccccttagaccccgcaaggggcgctgcccgggcagcggacccccggctaactctgcgtagtgtgatcggttgtcgaaatttattttgattttaattaattaaaggaattaataataataataaagtgtttattattgtcttgtggtgatcggttatggccttagttttcctttattctgctttgggttttaaaatacgacctgcgtgtcgtgcctctctcttaatctcccaaatgtaacttcttttctcatctcactccctcgtatgtaaaacgagtttctttttgtaatgtaatgatatgaagaaagcaaagaagtcagtgccaaaggaagacaaccttgaagatcttgcttggagaagcttagatcgttataggttagcttaggttctctcattggcttgggagaacaattgcgctaggggccataactgtttcattttgtttatatgtatgttgatgcatgtgtatgtatgttgatgcatgtgagagacggtttatatgataaacaagccggtgagatcagaaaattgcaattccctcaaaactaaatattaagttttaagctttccaagttttaacactaatcaagactagtatcggataatgtaggtttcgcctacgcgaggtgcatgttctatattagtaaggtgcgatgggataattgtaatatccaactgttaaaacaatgggtcaaacttaactaaacaaattataataagattatatatatgtttagaagcaagagttgggaataatccatatgatggattggaataaggagttattcacccaactgaaattttcgagagttgtatgagatacaattggaaggagttcctacctaaataacctagttttgtgtaatccgcctacgcggacttagaacgaagtgaaatatggatctcgacccactagaaaatcttccaacgggattttccgaatcagatgatgagggtcatttgttttgaataaaatagtgggagcatgtttaattaaaggcctaattaaatatgtcaatgatacttatattttcattaatccttgtgtagattaccatgacaccaaacacctctaacaacatattgcgatcaaatcctgagaaagaaaaattgtctgggacaaattttctagattggtaccgagacatgaggactgtcctcaaacatgataaagggaaaggcaaggaagttgccaaacccaaacccactagtgctgccttgaagcctagtggaagcatagaaaagggaggcacctgcttccattgcggtaagaccgcacactggaagaggaactgcccaaagtacctggaagataggaagaaaggagtagagactccaacttcaagtatttttgttattgaaattaatttatctacttctgcatcatgggtattagatactggatgcggttctcacatttgtacaaatgtgcatggactgaagaggagtagagatttggcaaaaggtgaagtcgacctacgagttggcaatggagcaaaggttgctgccttagccgtaggaacttatgaattgactttacctagtggtttaataattcagttagagaactgttattatgtaccagcaattagcaggaatattatttccgtttcttgtttggacaagttcggtttttcattcataataaagaacaattgttgttcaatttatttgaatgatatattctatgttactgctcaaatgaacaatggattatatgtccttgatcttgaagtgccaatttataacattaatactaaaaggatgaaacctaatgagttaaatccaacttacctttggcattgtcgattaggccacataaatgagaaacgcatttccaaactccataaagatggattgttggactcttttgattatgaatcatatgagacatgcagatcttgtttaattggaaaaatgacaaaatctccattcacaggaaaaggtgaaagagctaatgatcttttggccctcatacatactgatgtatgtggaccactgaacataccagccagaggaggttttcagtacttcatcacattcactgatgatttcagtagatatggttatgtgtatttaatgaaacacaaatcagagtcctttgaaaagttcaaggaattcaagaat includes:
- the LOC127074007 gene encoding protein JINGUBANG, whose protein sequence is MNDFTNTITTLLHLQHKQKPLILPLNHQYLTSIKTLTPHITCLAVHRNLLYAASLNLINVFDLSSSYTLIDTFNETSTSGFVKSITFTGSRVFTAHQDCKIRVWHITSSKRHCLVSSLPTFKDRLRRCIVPKNYVTVRRHQKSLWIKHNDTVSGLAVNEKEKLMYSVSWDKSFKIWDLSSGYYRCLESLNAHNDAINAVVVSDDGTVYTASADGCIKAWKMDHKVKRYSLVSSVGKQKPTVNALAMNGDGTVLFSGGSDGTICRWENNNKCEEKNVVLMETLRGHSGAILCLVNVNELLASGSADHTVRIWQRERRDGGGYCCRGVLEGHEKPVKSLVVISGGGEEDDKSEGDVVVTLFSGSLDGEIKVWEVFGLI